The Cronobacter sakazakii genome has a window encoding:
- a CDS encoding autotransporter strand-loop-strand O-heptosyltransferase produces MAMTLSSSASNGYAFILPPEIPTQQGPEGILYDFNDGARLLLPAGDWRVEISDDETGNILFASDIAEGWVISTKKYYVPFRLQVWKKGQSEPLLDHALDMRDKPVLISFPTGTLGDLVGWVPYAERFRQTYGCQVECTMAQPIIDLFAPVYTQLQFYAPENWASQRTHREPPYATWRVGLFFQGDLDKQPFDFRAVGLHRTAGHILGVDPSEIVPDLRVHSPRQIPEPYVCIATQSTSQAKFWNNGTGWHEVIEFLKAQGYRVLCIDKERVVGRGYVWNKIPHGAEDFTGNLPLRDRVALLEHAEFFIGLGSGLSWLAWGCRIPVVLISGFSLPASEFYTPWRVINTHVCNGCWDDVRLNFDHQDYFWCPRHKGTDRQYECTRFITGKQVIGHLRRLISLKSNPFDIKTTALADPNQHAA; encoded by the coding sequence ATGGCGATGACGCTTTCTTCATCTGCCAGTAATGGCTACGCCTTTATTTTACCCCCGGAAATACCCACACAGCAGGGTCCGGAAGGCATTTTGTACGATTTCAATGACGGTGCCAGACTGCTGCTTCCCGCAGGTGACTGGCGCGTCGAAATAAGCGATGACGAAACGGGAAATATACTTTTTGCGAGTGATATCGCCGAAGGCTGGGTAATTAGTACCAAGAAATACTATGTCCCGTTTCGGTTACAGGTCTGGAAAAAAGGGCAGAGCGAACCGCTGCTCGACCACGCGCTCGATATGCGCGACAAACCGGTGCTGATCTCCTTTCCCACCGGCACGCTGGGCGATCTTGTGGGATGGGTGCCCTATGCCGAACGCTTTCGTCAGACTTACGGCTGCCAGGTGGAATGCACGATGGCGCAGCCGATTATCGATCTTTTCGCGCCCGTCTACACACAGTTGCAGTTTTACGCACCGGAGAATTGGGCAAGCCAGCGGACGCACCGCGAGCCGCCTTACGCGACCTGGCGCGTCGGGCTGTTCTTTCAGGGCGATCTCGACAAGCAGCCGTTTGATTTTCGCGCGGTCGGGTTACACCGCACGGCAGGCCATATTCTGGGCGTCGACCCGAGCGAAATCGTCCCCGATCTGCGCGTCCATTCGCCGCGCCAGATACCCGAACCCTATGTCTGCATCGCCACGCAATCCACCAGCCAGGCCAAATTCTGGAATAACGGCACCGGCTGGCATGAGGTGATCGAATTTCTGAAAGCGCAGGGCTACCGCGTGCTGTGCATCGACAAAGAGCGTGTTGTCGGACGCGGCTATGTCTGGAACAAAATCCCCCACGGTGCGGAAGATTTTACCGGCAACCTGCCGCTGCGCGACCGCGTGGCGCTGCTCGAACACGCAGAGTTTTTCATCGGCCTCGGCAGCGGTCTTTCCTGGCTTGCCTGGGGCTGTCGCATTCCGGTGGTGCTGATTAGCGGTTTCAGCCTGCCGGCCAGCGAGTTTTATACCCCCTGGCGCGTCATCAATACCCACGTCTGCAACGGCTGCTGGGATGACGTGCGGCTTAATTTTGATCATCAGGACTATTTCTGGTGTCCGCGCCACAAAGGCACGGACCGGCAGTACGAGTGCACGCGTTTTATCACGGGTAAACAGGTGATTGGCCACTTACGTCGGCTGATCTCCCTGAAAAGCAACCCATTCGACATCAAAACAACAGCATTGGCAGACCCAAATCAGCATGCCGCATAA
- the pykF gene encoding pyruvate kinase PykF translates to MKKTKIVCTIGPKTESEEMLTKMLDAGMNVMRLNFSHGDYEEHGQRIKNLRNVLAKTGKQAAILLDTKGPEIRTIKLEGGNDVSLKAGQTFTFTTDKSVVGNSEIVAVTYEGFTKDLSVGNTVLVDDGLIGMEVTAIEGNKVICKVLNNGDLGENKGVNLPGVSIALPALAEKDKKDLIFGCEQGVDFVAASFIRKRSDVEEIRQHLKAHGGEHIQIISKIENQEGLNNFDDILEASDGIMVARGDLGVEIPVEEVIFAQKMMIEKCIRARKVVITATQMLDSMIKNPRPTRAEAGDVANAILDGTDAVMLSGESAKGKYPLEAVTIMATICERTDRVMTSRLEFNNDSRKLRITEAVCRGAVETAEKLEAPLIVVATEGGKSAKSVRKYFPDATILALTTNELTARQLVLSKGVVPQLVKEISSTDDFYRLGKDAALESGLAKKGDVVVMVSGALVPSGTTNTASVHVL, encoded by the coding sequence ATGAAAAAGACGAAAATTGTTTGCACCATCGGCCCGAAAACCGAATCCGAAGAAATGCTGACCAAAATGCTCGACGCGGGCATGAACGTGATGCGCCTTAACTTCTCCCACGGCGATTACGAAGAACACGGTCAGCGCATCAAAAACCTGCGCAATGTTCTTGCGAAAACCGGCAAGCAAGCCGCCATTCTGCTGGACACGAAAGGCCCGGAAATCCGCACCATCAAACTGGAAGGCGGCAATGACGTCTCCCTGAAAGCGGGCCAGACCTTTACCTTTACCACCGACAAATCCGTTGTCGGCAACAGCGAAATTGTTGCGGTGACCTACGAAGGCTTCACCAAAGACCTTTCCGTCGGCAACACCGTGCTGGTGGATGACGGCCTGATCGGCATGGAAGTGACGGCCATCGAAGGTAACAAAGTCATCTGTAAAGTGCTGAACAACGGCGATCTGGGTGAAAACAAAGGCGTTAACCTGCCGGGCGTTTCCATCGCGCTGCCAGCGCTTGCTGAGAAAGACAAGAAAGATCTGATTTTCGGTTGCGAGCAGGGCGTCGACTTTGTCGCAGCCTCCTTTATTCGTAAACGCTCTGACGTCGAAGAAATTCGCCAGCACCTGAAAGCGCACGGCGGCGAGCACATCCAGATCATCTCCAAAATCGAAAACCAGGAAGGCCTGAACAACTTCGACGACATCCTCGAAGCGTCTGACGGCATCATGGTCGCGCGTGGCGACCTGGGCGTGGAAATCCCGGTAGAAGAAGTGATCTTCGCGCAGAAGATGATGATCGAAAAATGTATCCGCGCGCGTAAAGTCGTTATCACCGCAACGCAGATGCTGGATTCCATGATTAAGAACCCGCGTCCGACCCGCGCTGAAGCAGGCGACGTGGCGAACGCCATTCTCGACGGCACCGATGCCGTGATGCTGTCTGGCGAATCCGCAAAAGGCAAATATCCGCTGGAAGCAGTAACCATCATGGCGACCATCTGCGAGCGCACCGACCGCGTGATGACCAGCCGTCTGGAGTTCAACAACGACAGCCGTAAACTGCGTATCACCGAAGCCGTCTGCCGCGGTGCGGTGGAAACTGCCGAGAAACTGGAAGCGCCGCTGATCGTGGTGGCGACCGAAGGCGGTAAATCCGCGAAATCCGTTCGTAAATACTTCCCGGACGCGACTATCCTTGCGCTGACCACCAACGAACTGACCGCGCGTCAGCTGGTGCTGAGCAAAGGCGTGGTGCCGCAGCTGGTGAAAGAGATCTCTTCTACGGATGATTTCTATCGTCTGGGTAAAGATGCCGCACTGGAAAGTGGTCTCGCGAAGAAAGGCGATGTGGTGGTAATGGTCTCTGGCGCACTGGTACCGAGCGGTACGACCAATACCGCGTCTGTACACGTCCTGTAA
- the lpp gene encoding murein lipoprotein Lpp — translation MNRTKLVLGAVILGSTLLAGCSSNAKIDQLSSDVQTLNAKVDQLSNDVNAMRSDVQAAKDDAARANQRLDNMATKYRK, via the coding sequence ATGAATCGTACTAAACTGGTACTGGGCGCGGTAATCCTGGGTTCTACTCTGCTGGCTGGTTGCTCCAGCAACGCTAAAATCGATCAGCTGTCTTCTGACGTTCAGACTCTGAACGCTAAAGTTGACCAGCTGAGCAACGACGTGAACGCAATGCGTTCCGACGTTCAGGCTGCTAAAGACGACGCAGCTCGCGCTAACCAGCGTCTGGACAACATGGCTACTAAATACCGTAAGTAA
- a CDS encoding AIDA repeat-containing protein: protein MKRSLNCSYRLVWSEVQRAFIVVSELTRAKGKRASGAVLLTAAVGSSLASGGAFAFTPDVTSSVQDELVQNGTQQVLVGGTTTNHIIGAQGNQIVAGGLTQKTTLNDGGVQIVRQQGVANGTVINDGLQFVEKDGQAQRTVVLEGGVQQVAGSAVHTVVGNGGEQHVQASGTATTTIINNGGTQSVDGTSISAVVNDGGHQLVERGGYARNTTVNNGGVQYVSAGGSSSDGVIFGGGIQQVSGTASGTSINDGGSQQVQVGGQSRDAQINARGTQAVDGTAISAIVKDGGTQLVNRGGLAKNTQVNSGGLQHVSLGGASADAHLFGGTQQLAGTASNTQIDAGAQQHIEATGLSVSATVNSGGLQNVDGTANYATIKDGGVQLVQTGGHANSTVVRDGGIQDVALGGSASDSILLGGTQQLAGNAGGTIIGDGGVQHVKTGGSASGSLINAGGLQRVDGTAKDTTINDKGIQLVNSGGLADNTAVHSGGLQYIAQGGAASEGTVFGGGIQQVSGMASGTSVNDGGSQQVQVTGKAIGTQINNRGTQAVDGTAISAVVKEGGTQIVNKGGLAKDTQVNSGGLQHVSLGGASADAHLFGGTQQLAGTASNTQIDAGGEQHIEATGLSVSATVNSGGLQNVDGTANFATVNDGGTQLIQTGGHANSTVVRSGGVQDVKLGGAASGSILLGGTQQLAGTAGDTIIGDGGVQHVQVGANASGTLINAGGLQRVDGTAKTTTINDKGIQLVNRGGKADSTAINSGGLQYVAEGGSASDSVVFGGGIQQVSGNASGTSVNDGGSQQVQVTGQATGTQINNRGTQAVDGTAISAIVKDGGTQIVNSGGLAKNTQVNSGGLQHVSVGGASADAHLFGGVQQLAGTASNTQIDAGAEQHIEATGKSVSATVNSGGLQNVDGTANYATINDGGVQLVQNGGHANSTVVRSGGVQDVKLGGAASDSVLLGGIQSVSGTAGRTVIGQGAIQHVKTGGLAFASLVNAGGLQRVDGTATSAVVNKDGIQLVNSGGLARATTVNSGGLEHINFGGASSDGVIFGGGAQVVAGMASGTSISDGGVQLVTKTGMANDTHVNRGGVQSVDGTVTSAVVKDGGTQIINNGGLARGSIVTSGGLQHINKGGASSTAKIFAGGTQVVAGTASGTSIGDRGTQLVQETGKAVDAQINQGGTQAVDGTAISAVINDGGLQIVNVGGLAAGSIVHSGGVQHVKLGGAASDGTVFGGGTQLVEGTASGTSISDGGVQLIMASGHAKGTLVNSGGVQRVDGQSFDAVVNNGGQQIVDPYGWSRSTVINAGGTQILANSAVAISTVMNGGEQHVNNGAQALATRLLGGTQNIGSGGKAYDTRVEKGGVQNVNSGGYTYGGTIATGGRENVFTGGTTDMTTVEGTQIVDGHSIVTILQNNGYQRVNKDALADVTMVFDNGVMDVYGTSIGSELYENGEQRVYAGANVTSTWLNDDAKQTVYNGAVVTETNNRGGEQNLLSGGRAVNTSMDTGAVQNIGAGATAENTVLINGSVQNVRGTADGAELAADAVQNVYRGGVAKNTSLYGRTAQNIYNGGQAFNTNIEYGGVQNVLTGGTATSTTINLGGTQNVNSGGTVISTIIKAGGIQNVNEGGIVIDNTVVGDQVVNNGGTVASSTVSENGSQSVTLGGTAIATTVTKGGVQYIRKGGVADQTIIHQGGMLAVADAAEATNIDLNSGAGIIAGTDTTVNGTNALGQFSIANKLANSVLLEGGGVLTVAADGIANNTVVQDGGKLNVADGGILTGTTALKDGSAIAGNVTNTGKLSVTTDKSDNTIAANINGTGSLYKDGDGKLTVSGILKQTGGTWLQSGTLVFSGLEAVTDVIAQLGTSLQLTNGTSLTGMIDPTDLTVDAGSTWLMTGNSLLDNLTLGGSIDYQAPTGAFVPKTLTVTSLTGNGGTITLNTLFQGGTATTDSLILDGGTATGNTRIAIRNQGGLGARTTGDGIQVVNAINGATTTDDAFSLANNLQAGAYNYSLRQGAGNESWYLTTASGSGDENGPQNYRSAMYLYTSLYAQAMDYDSALLGSLDSRRYAARSPSEDGSNLWARFQAGQLSHDHGGADLRNGNTPESKGGYTFLQIGSDLWRGQAPSMEWGVGIYGAAGLSAIDVQRSEKSKAGTVRDDAYSAGLYVNGVHESGWWVDVVAQGTRHNFDTNPRDGDGMKTHGWGYVGSFETGLPFDIGSGLVLEPQVQYQYRGVNLKDGNDDAADVQFGDGHSQQVRAGLRFGNNATLKESGNPPPVSWWVRPSFIQTFDSKGDVNVSAPGVAGSEVSFNPDQDGTAAALDVGIDGQIRDNVTLGVRAGYTKTIDDAGTGGYGGQVTLKVSF from the coding sequence ATGAAGAGAAGTCTTAATTGCAGTTACCGGCTGGTGTGGAGTGAAGTCCAGCGCGCGTTTATTGTGGTCTCCGAGCTCACGCGAGCGAAGGGCAAACGCGCCAGCGGGGCGGTGTTGTTGACGGCAGCGGTAGGGAGTTCGCTTGCCAGCGGCGGCGCGTTCGCGTTCACGCCCGATGTCACCTCGTCGGTACAGGATGAGCTGGTGCAGAACGGCACCCAGCAGGTTCTGGTCGGCGGGACGACGACAAATCATATTATCGGCGCGCAGGGCAATCAGATTGTTGCAGGCGGGCTGACACAGAAAACCACGCTGAATGATGGCGGCGTTCAGATTGTTCGCCAGCAGGGCGTGGCGAACGGCACTGTCATCAATGACGGTTTGCAGTTCGTGGAAAAAGACGGCCAGGCGCAGAGAACGGTTGTTCTCGAGGGTGGCGTACAGCAGGTAGCCGGTTCAGCGGTGCATACCGTCGTCGGCAATGGCGGCGAGCAACACGTACAGGCGAGCGGCACGGCAACCACCACCATTATCAATAATGGCGGTACGCAGTCGGTTGACGGCACGTCCATCTCCGCCGTGGTCAACGACGGGGGCCATCAGCTGGTGGAGCGCGGCGGTTACGCCCGTAACACCACCGTCAATAATGGCGGCGTGCAGTATGTCAGCGCGGGCGGTTCGTCCTCTGATGGCGTGATCTTTGGCGGCGGCATCCAGCAAGTCTCCGGCACTGCGTCCGGCACCAGCATCAACGACGGCGGCAGCCAGCAGGTTCAGGTCGGCGGCCAGTCCCGCGATGCGCAAATCAACGCCCGCGGTACCCAGGCCGTTGACGGCACGGCAATTTCCGCCATCGTCAAAGACGGCGGCACCCAGCTCGTTAACCGTGGCGGCCTTGCGAAAAACACCCAGGTGAACAGCGGTGGCCTGCAGCATGTATCGCTCGGCGGCGCGTCTGCCGATGCCCATCTTTTCGGCGGCACGCAACAGCTGGCGGGTACGGCGTCAAACACCCAGATCGATGCCGGTGCACAGCAGCATATCGAAGCGACCGGGCTTTCCGTGAGCGCGACGGTCAACAGCGGCGGTCTGCAGAATGTCGACGGCACGGCCAACTATGCCACTATCAAAGACGGCGGTGTGCAACTGGTGCAGACCGGCGGTCATGCCAACAGCACCGTGGTGCGCGACGGCGGCATTCAGGACGTGGCCCTCGGCGGTTCGGCGTCTGACTCCATTCTTCTCGGCGGCACGCAGCAGCTCGCGGGCAACGCGGGCGGCACCATCATTGGCGATGGCGGCGTACAGCATGTGAAAACCGGCGGTTCGGCGTCCGGCTCGCTGATTAACGCAGGCGGCCTGCAGCGCGTCGACGGGACCGCGAAAGACACGACCATCAACGACAAAGGCATCCAGCTGGTCAACAGCGGCGGCCTTGCGGACAACACCGCGGTTCACAGCGGCGGTCTGCAATACATCGCCCAGGGCGGTGCGGCGTCTGAAGGCACCGTTTTTGGCGGCGGTATTCAGCAGGTTTCCGGCATGGCGTCCGGCACCAGCGTGAACGACGGCGGTTCCCAGCAGGTGCAGGTGACCGGTAAAGCGATCGGCACCCAGATCAACAATCGCGGTACCCAGGCCGTTGACGGCACGGCAATCTCCGCCGTGGTGAAAGAGGGCGGTACCCAGATCGTCAACAAGGGCGGTCTCGCGAAAGATACCCAGGTCAACAGCGGCGGCCTGCAGCATGTGTCGCTCGGCGGTGCGTCTGCCGATGCGCATCTCTTTGGCGGCACGCAGCAGCTCGCGGGCACCGCGTCTAACACGCAGATTGACGCTGGCGGCGAACAGCATATCGAAGCGACGGGCCTTTCTGTCAGCGCGACGGTCAACAGCGGCGGCCTGCAAAACGTGGACGGCACCGCGAATTTCGCCACCGTGAACGACGGCGGCACCCAGCTGATTCAGACCGGCGGCCACGCCAACAGCACCGTGGTGCGCAGCGGCGGCGTGCAGGATGTGAAACTCGGCGGCGCGGCCTCGGGCTCCATCCTGCTTGGCGGCACCCAGCAACTGGCGGGTACGGCGGGCGACACCATCATCGGCGACGGCGGCGTACAGCATGTGCAGGTGGGCGCGAATGCCTCCGGCACGCTCATTAACGCAGGTGGTCTGCAGCGCGTCGACGGTACTGCAAAAACCACCACCATCAACGATAAAGGCATCCAGCTCGTTAACCGCGGCGGCAAAGCGGACAGCACGGCGATCAACAGCGGCGGCCTGCAGTATGTGGCAGAAGGCGGCTCCGCCTCTGACAGCGTCGTCTTTGGCGGCGGCATCCAGCAGGTTTCCGGCAACGCATCCGGCACCAGCGTGAACGACGGCGGCTCACAGCAGGTGCAGGTGACAGGCCAGGCGACCGGCACGCAAATCAACAATCGCGGTACTCAGGCCGTTGACGGCACGGCGATTTCCGCCATTGTCAAAGACGGCGGCACCCAGATTGTTAACAGCGGCGGCCTGGCGAAAAACACCCAGGTCAACAGCGGCGGTCTGCAACACGTCTCCGTGGGCGGCGCCTCTGCCGACGCGCATCTGTTTGGCGGCGTGCAGCAGCTTGCGGGCACCGCGTCTAATACCCAGATCGATGCCGGTGCGGAGCAGCATATCGAAGCGACTGGTAAATCGGTTAGCGCGACCGTTAACAGCGGCGGTCTGCAGAATGTCGATGGTACCGCCAACTACGCGACCATCAACGACGGCGGCGTACAGCTGGTGCAGAACGGCGGCCACGCCAACAGCACCGTGGTGCGCAGCGGCGGCGTTCAGGATGTGAAACTGGGCGGCGCGGCGTCAGATTCCGTACTGCTCGGCGGCATTCAGTCGGTCTCCGGTACGGCGGGTCGTACCGTTATCGGTCAGGGCGCTATTCAGCATGTGAAAACCGGCGGTCTGGCTTTCGCATCGCTGGTGAACGCGGGCGGTCTGCAACGCGTTGACGGCACGGCCACCTCGGCGGTCGTGAATAAAGACGGCATTCAGCTCGTCAACAGCGGCGGTCTGGCGCGTGCCACCACGGTCAACAGTGGCGGTCTGGAGCATATTAACTTCGGCGGCGCGTCGTCCGACGGCGTTATCTTTGGCGGCGGCGCTCAGGTGGTTGCGGGCATGGCGTCCGGCACCAGCATCAGCGACGGCGGTGTTCAGCTCGTCACCAAAACCGGGATGGCGAACGATACTCACGTGAACCGCGGCGGCGTACAGAGCGTCGACGGTACCGTGACGTCCGCGGTCGTGAAAGATGGCGGTACGCAGATTATCAACAACGGCGGCCTGGCGCGCGGATCTATCGTCACCAGCGGCGGCCTGCAACACATCAACAAAGGCGGCGCGTCCTCAACTGCGAAAATCTTCGCAGGCGGCACCCAGGTGGTAGCGGGTACAGCGTCCGGCACCAGCATTGGCGACCGTGGCACGCAGCTCGTGCAGGAAACCGGGAAAGCGGTGGACGCGCAAATCAACCAGGGCGGCACCCAGGCGGTTGACGGCACGGCTATCTCTGCGGTCATCAACGACGGCGGCCTGCAAATCGTGAATGTGGGCGGTCTGGCGGCGGGCTCTATCGTTCACAGCGGCGGCGTCCAGCACGTGAAACTGGGCGGCGCGGCGTCTGACGGCACCGTCTTTGGCGGCGGCACGCAGCTGGTTGAAGGCACCGCGTCCGGCACCAGCATCAGCGACGGCGGCGTGCAGCTCATCATGGCGAGCGGTCACGCGAAAGGCACGCTGGTCAACAGCGGCGGCGTCCAGCGCGTCGATGGTCAGTCGTTTGACGCGGTTGTTAACAACGGCGGGCAGCAGATTGTCGACCCGTACGGCTGGTCGCGCAGCACCGTGATTAACGCCGGCGGCACCCAGATTTTGGCTAACTCGGCGGTCGCTATCTCTACCGTGATGAACGGCGGCGAGCAGCACGTCAACAACGGCGCGCAGGCGCTGGCGACCCGTCTGCTGGGCGGCACGCAGAACATCGGCAGCGGCGGTAAAGCCTACGACACCCGCGTCGAGAAAGGCGGCGTTCAGAATGTTAATTCCGGCGGCTACACCTACGGCGGCACCATCGCCACGGGCGGCAGAGAAAACGTCTTTACCGGCGGCACCACCGATATGACAACGGTGGAAGGCACGCAGATTGTGGACGGCCACTCCATCGTGACCATTCTGCAAAACAACGGCTACCAGCGCGTAAACAAAGACGCTCTGGCGGACGTGACGATGGTCTTCGACAACGGCGTAATGGATGTTTACGGGACTTCTATCGGCTCCGAACTGTATGAGAATGGCGAACAGCGCGTGTATGCAGGCGCGAACGTCACCTCAACCTGGCTGAACGACGATGCGAAACAGACCGTCTACAACGGCGCGGTGGTTACCGAAACCAATAACCGCGGCGGCGAGCAAAACCTGCTGAGCGGCGGTCGCGCCGTGAACACCAGTATGGATACCGGCGCTGTCCAGAACATCGGCGCGGGCGCTACGGCTGAGAATACCGTGCTGATTAACGGCTCTGTACAGAACGTGCGCGGTACCGCTGACGGCGCTGAACTCGCGGCTGACGCGGTACAGAACGTCTACCGCGGCGGTGTGGCGAAAAACACCAGCCTGTATGGCCGCACTGCGCAGAATATCTACAACGGCGGCCAGGCTTTCAATACCAATATTGAATACGGCGGCGTTCAGAACGTGCTGACCGGCGGTACGGCGACCAGCACCACCATCAATCTGGGCGGTACGCAGAACGTCAACAGCGGCGGTACGGTGATTTCGACCATCATCAAGGCGGGCGGGATCCAGAACGTCAATGAAGGCGGTATTGTCATCGACAACACCGTGGTGGGCGATCAGGTCGTCAATAACGGCGGTACGGTGGCGTCTTCCACCGTCAGCGAAAACGGCAGCCAGAGCGTGACGCTGGGCGGTACGGCTATCGCGACCACCGTGACCAAAGGCGGCGTACAGTACATCCGTAAAGGCGGTGTCGCCGACCAGACCATCATTCACCAGGGCGGTATGCTGGCGGTGGCGGATGCGGCCGAAGCGACCAACATCGATCTTAACAGCGGCGCGGGTATTATCGCCGGCACCGACACAACGGTTAACGGCACCAACGCGCTGGGTCAGTTCTCTATCGCCAATAAACTGGCGAACAGCGTGCTGCTGGAAGGCGGCGGCGTGCTGACCGTTGCAGCAGACGGTATCGCCAACAACACCGTGGTGCAGGATGGCGGTAAACTCAACGTGGCGGATGGCGGTATCCTGACCGGCACCACCGCGCTGAAAGATGGCTCGGCCATCGCGGGCAACGTCACCAATACCGGCAAGCTGAGCGTGACCACCGATAAGAGCGACAACACCATTGCCGCGAATATCAACGGCACCGGCAGCCTGTACAAAGACGGCGACGGCAAACTGACCGTCAGCGGTATTCTTAAGCAGACCGGCGGCACCTGGCTGCAGAGCGGTACGCTGGTCTTCAGCGGCCTCGAAGCGGTGACGGACGTTATCGCGCAGCTTGGCACCTCGCTGCAACTGACCAACGGCACCTCGCTCACCGGTATGATTGACCCGACCGATCTGACCGTTGACGCTGGCTCCACCTGGCTGATGACCGGCAACTCGTTGCTGGACAACCTGACGCTCGGCGGCTCTATCGATTACCAGGCACCGACGGGCGCGTTCGTTCCGAAAACCCTGACGGTCACTAGTCTGACGGGTAACGGCGGCACCATCACGCTGAACACCCTGTTCCAGGGCGGTACGGCGACCACCGACAGCCTGATCCTTGACGGCGGCACCGCGACCGGCAACACCCGCATCGCTATCCGTAATCAGGGTGGCCTCGGTGCGCGCACCACCGGCGACGGCATCCAGGTTGTGAATGCCATCAACGGTGCGACCACCACCGACGATGCGTTCAGCCTTGCCAACAACCTGCAGGCGGGGGCGTATAACTACAGCCTGCGTCAGGGCGCTGGCAACGAAAGCTGGTATCTGACGACCGCGTCCGGTAGCGGCGATGAAAACGGCCCGCAGAACTACCGTTCAGCCATGTATCTCTACACCTCGCTGTATGCGCAGGCGATGGACTACGACAGCGCGCTGCTTGGTTCGCTCGACAGCCGTCGCTACGCGGCACGCAGCCCGTCTGAAGATGGCAGCAACCTGTGGGCGCGCTTCCAGGCAGGCCAACTGAGCCACGATCATGGCGGTGCGGATCTGCGTAACGGCAACACGCCGGAAAGCAAAGGCGGCTACACCTTCCTGCAGATCGGTAGCGATCTGTGGAGAGGCCAGGCACCCTCGATGGAATGGGGTGTCGGCATCTACGGTGCGGCAGGTCTGTCGGCTATCGACGTTCAGCGCAGCGAGAAATCGAAAGCGGGTACGGTGCGTGACGACGCGTACAGCGCCGGTCTGTATGTCAACGGCGTGCATGAGAGCGGCTGGTGGGTTGATGTGGTGGCGCAGGGTACGCGTCATAACTTCGATACCAACCCGCGCGACGGCGACGGCATGAAAACGCACGGCTGGGGCTATGTGGGCTCCTTCGAAACCGGTCTGCCGTTTGATATCGGCAGTGGCCTGGTGCTCGAACCGCAGGTGCAATACCAGTACCGCGGCGTGAACCTGAAAGATGGCAACGACGATGCTGCTGATGTGCAGTTCGGCGACGGTCACAGCCAGCAGGTGCGTGCCGGTCTGCGCTTTGGCAACAACGCGACGCTGAAAGAGAGCGGCAACCCGCCGCCGGTAAGCTGGTGGGTGCGTCCGTCCTTTATCCAGACGTTTGACTCCAAAGGCGATGTGAACGTGAGCGCGCCGGGTGTGGCAGGCAGCGAGGTCTCCTTCAATCCGGATCAGGACGGCACCGCCGCCGCGCTGGATGTGGGTATCGACGGCCAGATCCGCGACAACGTGACGCTGGGCGTTCGCGCCGGTTACACCAAAACCATCGACGACGCCGGTACCGGCGGCTACGGTGGCCAGGTGACGCTGAAAGTCAGCTTCTGA
- the ynhH gene encoding protein YnhH, which yields MDIAFTVEQSLTRRLAEPQAHFLLHAFLMSPILRLWHHNFRNTSLPKRQSTPQGMISISFN from the coding sequence TTGGATATCGCCTTTACCGTCGAACAATCGCTCACTCGCCGCCTGGCTGAACCACAAGCACACTTTCTCCTGCACGCTTTTTTGATGTCACCTATCCTTAGGCTGTGGCATCACAACTTTCGCAACACAAGTTTACCCAAACGGCAGAGTACGCCGCAGGGCATGATTTCCATATCCTTCAACTAA